In Nocardia asteroides, a single genomic region encodes these proteins:
- a CDS encoding aldehyde dehydrogenase (NADP(+)) — translation MTTTETLLTGAALIGNADVPGGGTPFRAVNPATGATLDPVFRPSTDADVAWAAELAHRAFKLYRRTGLEQRATFLESIAAELEALGDQLLERVMAETGLPEPRVRGELGRTTGQLRLFAAVVREGSWTGARLDTPDPARSPLPKPDLRQRRVPLGPVAVFAASNFPLAFSVAGGDTASALAAGAPVVVKAHPAHPGTSELVGRAIRNAVRANGLPEGTCSLVHGGVEPGLALVRHPRIAAVGFTGSRQGGLALVAAAAARPVPIPVFAEMSSVNPVFVLPAALAERGAQLGAEFVASLTTGVGQLCTSPGLVFLADGPGADEFVAAASAAVGGAAAAPMLNTGIASAFASGVRRLTGSAGVTIAASGTDASDTCTGVPHLFVTDAERFAADPALRDEVFGPSSLVVRVAGADRLPALAAELEGQLTATVHAAAGDREQAAALLEELELVAGRVLFDGWPTGVEVGHAVVHGGPFPATSAPATTSVGSLAIERFLRPVAYQNVPDALLADEIRAANPLGIWRRVDGSLTRE, via the coding sequence TTGACCACCACCGAAACACTCCTGACCGGCGCCGCGCTGATCGGCAATGCCGACGTACCCGGCGGGGGCACGCCATTCCGCGCCGTGAATCCGGCGACCGGCGCCACGCTGGACCCGGTCTTCCGGCCGTCGACCGACGCGGACGTCGCGTGGGCCGCCGAACTCGCGCACCGAGCCTTCAAGCTCTACCGCCGCACCGGCCTCGAGCAGCGCGCGACCTTCCTGGAGAGCATCGCCGCCGAGCTCGAGGCGCTCGGCGACCAGCTGCTCGAGCGGGTCATGGCCGAGACCGGGCTGCCCGAGCCGCGGGTGCGCGGCGAGCTCGGCCGGACCACCGGCCAGCTGCGGCTCTTCGCCGCCGTTGTACGCGAGGGCAGCTGGACCGGCGCCCGGCTGGACACCCCCGACCCCGCGCGCAGCCCGCTGCCCAAGCCGGACCTGCGGCAGCGCCGGGTGCCGCTGGGCCCGGTCGCGGTCTTCGCGGCGAGCAACTTCCCGCTGGCCTTCTCGGTGGCGGGCGGCGACACCGCCTCCGCGCTCGCCGCGGGCGCCCCGGTGGTCGTCAAGGCGCATCCCGCGCACCCGGGCACCTCGGAGCTGGTCGGCCGCGCGATCCGGAACGCGGTGCGGGCCAACGGGCTTCCGGAGGGCACCTGCTCGCTGGTGCACGGCGGCGTCGAGCCGGGGCTGGCGCTGGTGCGGCACCCGCGGATCGCCGCGGTCGGCTTCACCGGGTCGCGGCAGGGCGGGCTCGCCCTGGTCGCGGCCGCGGCGGCGCGGCCGGTGCCGATCCCGGTCTTCGCCGAGATGTCCAGCGTGAACCCGGTCTTCGTGCTGCCCGCTGCGCTCGCCGAGCGCGGCGCGCAGCTCGGCGCGGAGTTCGTCGCCTCGTTGACCACCGGCGTCGGCCAGCTCTGCACCAGCCCGGGGCTGGTCTTCCTGGCCGACGGGCCGGGCGCGGACGAGTTCGTGGCCGCGGCGAGCGCCGCGGTCGGCGGGGCGGCCGCCGCACCCATGCTGAACACCGGCATCGCCTCCGCCTTCGCCAGCGGCGTGCGCAGGCTGACCGGGAGCGCGGGAGTCACCATCGCGGCCTCCGGCACCGACGCGAGCGATACCTGCACCGGCGTTCCGCACCTGTTCGTCACCGACGCGGAGCGCTTCGCCGCCGATCCGGCGCTGCGCGACGAGGTCTTCGGCCCGTCCTCGCTCGTGGTCCGGGTGGCGGGCGCCGACCGGCTGCCCGCGCTCGCCGCCGAGCTGGAGGGGCAGCTCACCGCCACCGTGCACGCCGCGGCGGGCGACCGCGAGCAGGCCGCCGCCCTGCTGGAGGAGCTGGAGCTGGTGGCGGGCCGGGTGCTCTTCGACGGCTGGCCCACCGGCGTCGAGGTCGGGCACGCGGTCGTGCACGGCGGCCCCTTCCCCGCCACCAGCGCCCCCGCCACCACCTCGGTCGGCAGCCTGGCCATCGAGCGCTTCCTGCGCCCGGTCGCCTACCAGAACGTGCCCGATGCCCTGCTCGCCGACGAAATCCGCGCGGCGAACCCGCTCGGCATCTGGCGGCGGGTGGACGGCTCCCTCACCAGGGAATGA